Proteins from a single region of Candidatus Rubrimentiphilum sp.:
- a CDS encoding alpha/beta hydrolase-fold protein, whose translation MQDSKSRYARLLRLAGDIRIEFIESAALKDNPLGDPSERPVVAYLPPGYDPQGSRRYPVLYCLHGYTGDAAALIGARPWETNVVQWMDRLVSSRRMPEAILVIVDGFSRLGGSQYVNSIHNGDYATYVIRDVIGHVDATYRTIAAEGGRAVLGKSSGGFGALYLSMQYPGVFAAFASHSGDSYFEYAHPRAFPDVHRTLESFDWNIEAFVDRFERQRKRQPAEYSTIEMLGYAAAYSPRSAAAFDLDLPFQRETGELDQKVFDRWLAFDPARMCLDKRAELARLRLRYLDCGRKDEYGLDIGARVIARRLRELGLEVRHEEFDDDHRNVGYRYEISLPALAGVLESQ comes from the coding sequence ATGCAAGATTCCAAATCGCGATACGCGCGCTTATTGCGGCTCGCCGGCGATATTCGCATCGAGTTCATCGAAAGCGCAGCATTAAAAGACAATCCGCTGGGGGATCCGTCGGAACGTCCGGTGGTCGCGTATCTGCCGCCCGGTTACGACCCGCAGGGCTCGCGCCGCTATCCGGTGCTGTACTGTTTGCACGGATACACAGGCGACGCGGCCGCGCTCATCGGCGCGCGTCCGTGGGAAACGAATGTCGTCCAATGGATGGACCGGCTCGTTTCGTCGCGCCGCATGCCCGAAGCCATTCTGGTTATCGTGGACGGATTCTCACGTTTGGGCGGCTCGCAGTACGTGAATTCAATTCACAACGGCGATTACGCAACGTACGTCATCCGGGATGTTATCGGCCATGTCGACGCCACGTACAGGACGATCGCTGCCGAAGGCGGACGCGCGGTGCTCGGAAAGTCGTCGGGCGGTTTCGGCGCGCTGTACCTGTCCATGCAATATCCCGGGGTGTTTGCGGCATTCGCCTCGCACAGCGGCGACTCGTACTTCGAATATGCGCATCCGCGTGCGTTCCCGGACGTTCATCGAACGCTCGAGTCGTTCGACTGGAATATTGAAGCGTTTGTCGACCGGTTCGAGCGGCAGCGCAAACGGCAGCCGGCTGAGTACTCGACGATCGAGATGCTCGGATATGCGGCAGCGTACTCGCCGCGCAGCGCGGCAGCCTTCGACCTGGACCTGCCGTTCCAGCGCGAAACGGGCGAGCTCGATCAAAAAGTTTTCGATCGCTGGCTCGCCTTCGACCCGGCCCGGATGTGCCTGGACAAGCGGGCGGAACTCGCCCGTTTACGCCTACGTTACCTGGATTGCGGCCGCAAGGACGAGTACGGGCTCGACATCGGCGCTCGCGTGATTGCGCGGCGCCTTCGTGAGCTTGGCCTCGAAGTGCGGCACGAAGAATTCGATGACGATCATCGAAATGTAGGCTACCGTTACGAAATCTCGTTGCCGGCGTTAGCCGGCGTGTTGGAGTCGCAGTGA
- a CDS encoding carboxypeptidase-like regulatory domain-containing protein — MRRVRLLGALFAVLALAACNDSALPPGGTYNAVQGVVLDAATNQPVAGATVTIDTVLTTTTDAAGKFAFAQVPVGDMDVVVTAPGYKEYSAPARLEPDKPLSLSVSLTKP; from the coding sequence ATGAGACGTGTACGACTACTGGGCGCACTTTTCGCAGTTCTCGCGCTGGCCGCATGCAACGACAGCGCCCTGCCGCCCGGCGGCACGTACAATGCGGTGCAAGGCGTCGTACTCGACGCCGCCACGAATCAGCCCGTAGCCGGAGCCACGGTGACGATCGATACGGTTCTCACAACGACCACCGACGCGGCCGGCAAGTTCGCGTTCGCGCAAGTTCCGGTCGGCGACATGGACGTGGTCGTAACGGCGCCGGGCTACAAAGAATACAGCGCTCCGGCCAGGCTGGAGCCGGATAAACCGCTGAGCCTTTCGGTTTCGCTTACGAAGCCTTGA
- a CDS encoding RNase adapter RapZ — translation MLGRRLAVKIVAFGFKHGLPADIDLLFDVRFLRNPNYEPELEPLTGEDPAVGAYIAADPNTGPFLERLFALIDFLLPLYSDDRSGLTIAIGCTGGRHRSVYIAHRLAAHLDSNDGVDVKLEMRDARR, via the coding sequence ATGCTGGGCAGACGGCTGGCCGTCAAGATCGTGGCCTTCGGATTCAAACACGGCCTCCCGGCCGACATCGATCTGCTCTTTGACGTGCGCTTTCTGCGCAACCCGAACTACGAGCCCGAGCTCGAACCGCTGACCGGCGAAGACCCGGCGGTGGGCGCGTACATTGCTGCCGACCCGAATACAGGCCCATTCTTGGAGCGGCTCTTCGCGCTTATCGATTTCTTGCTGCCGCTCTACTCGGACGACCGCAGCGGCCTAACCATTGCAATTGGCTGCACCGGCGGACGCCACCGGTCCGTGTACATCGCGCATCGTTTGGCAGCTCACCTCGATTCGAATGACGGCGTTGACGTCAAACTCGAAATGCGGGACGCTCGGCGATGA
- a CDS encoding DUF2203 domain-containing protein: MKLFSPEKANALIPKIAPLVEELWQKRRDLAIRLLETDAALHGVEASPPMRMAVPRSPFTPSRFGEQKAEIVRIINRIEAYGCLLKDLDLGLLDFPSMRDGRAVYLCWKAGEPEITHWHPMDEGYSSRRPV; this comes from the coding sequence ATGAAACTGTTTTCGCCTGAAAAGGCCAACGCCCTCATCCCCAAGATAGCCCCGCTCGTCGAAGAGCTGTGGCAGAAGCGGCGCGACCTGGCGATCAGGTTGCTCGAGACCGACGCGGCGCTGCATGGGGTCGAGGCCTCGCCGCCGATGCGAATGGCTGTTCCGCGCTCGCCGTTTACGCCGAGCCGGTTCGGCGAGCAAAAGGCCGAGATCGTGCGCATCATCAACCGCATCGAAGCGTACGGCTGTCTGTTGAAAGATCTGGATTTGGGATTGCTGGATTTTCCGTCAATGCGCGACGGACGCGCGGTCTATCTCTGTTGGAAGGCGGGCGAACCGGAGATTACGCACTGGCACCCGATGGACGAGGGCTACTCGTCACGACGGCCGGTCTAA
- a CDS encoding amino acid permease has product MIRGIGLRSGVAINVITMVGIGPLITIPLVLAQLAGPLALIGWIAGAIVALCDGLVWAELSSRYPGSGGTYVYLREIFGRDRWGRLLAFLFNWQFLLFAPCLLATGYLGFAIYFGYLVPGIGASHTAQVWTAIAVGVLTIALLYRRITTVAKIGSVFAVIAIGTLLLVMSAAFWHSYIPHAFTLSGHTGLGAGFLAGLGGALYITLYDYTGYSDAALLGDEVRNPHRTIPLAIVFSIVIVAILYVALQIGVLAHGVPAGNPQFIASSIVAESWGPTAARIVTGLILVTAFASVYGNLVGFARIPYAAAKDGEFFRPFAHLDSRGHFPDVALLVIGAAALVACIFELGNVIAILTAGIVLIQGVMQIVGLFVLRSRGERAPFRMWLYPLPALVALCGWLYAFYYTGTLAIVLGVGWLVIGILAYLVTARVQRRWPFAILACLAILALTPAHANAGAWPGSAIVQRNGYPIYTVGGKPFFVYGAAFFYERIPRPLWEASLAQYRAMGINTIDLYVMWNWHELRDGDFDFNGRTNPRRDLAGLLRLIDRDGFKVILRPGPVIRNEWRNGGYPDWLLRRPEYNMPLRDILEGRYPATATLQNQHSDDAAAEWMNNSVHMRYATRWLQTVLHAVEPWQRDVIAIALDDDQGAYLDNQTWPAPHFQRYIKYLASVTRGVAGSHVPLFINTYDMKVTPSAPVWAWGNWYQSDAYSIGEHDRAQLEFSTGLIATQPHLPVMVSEFQAGWLQDADQAWPRPADPANTTLALNTLLQSGAHGVVNFPVQDTLNPPGWEAPWANAFYSWDAALSVQLTHQGRWLPTQRFGELIHKYGPLLAQMHVKADAAIAYLTSAYDASALTNDDVFAIAKATMDAQHDCRAARITCALVDLRFAPLSDLQRYPVLIVPPGPRSLAFTHGVQLKLEAYRAHGGHTAADVAAANISHPAAGGIPNAVLLVEPAERFGFLNVVNYENLPARIQQRFVHADRMRAAIRAISVAPRDAALIPVNLPAGAYPPNRPITRLKQTPLPRGVHLPLRPGSWLYSVIPAGFSDTGVTLQYYGGDSYLDEYLSFDMENAFLRLVVSPCAGARAFILQDKRTGDNLFTTIGAFRDTWSQVSPPSNRDYIARYTHPIATGTFNRCYSFKPNAGMPTSIDFDYSAPDAPPNGAAFKKTVQLYPRVPFFTVKTFARFAATTSQRAQQLSSIAIAPETQILTAANGYGFYEAKKQRLFEVAWPSIDVEKHQLDRHPQDALLTLTFAPGETREVRFGVEPAHGVAQAQAALAAFAKLPPLPTR; this is encoded by the coding sequence ATGATCCGCGGGATCGGCTTGCGCAGCGGCGTCGCGATCAACGTGATCACGATGGTCGGCATCGGACCGCTTATTACTATTCCGCTAGTGCTCGCGCAACTCGCCGGGCCGTTGGCGCTTATCGGCTGGATCGCCGGAGCGATCGTCGCGCTGTGTGACGGGTTGGTTTGGGCCGAGCTCTCCTCGCGTTATCCCGGAAGCGGCGGAACGTACGTATATCTGCGTGAGATCTTCGGCCGCGACCGCTGGGGAAGACTGCTCGCGTTTCTTTTCAACTGGCAGTTCTTACTTTTTGCGCCGTGTCTGCTAGCGACCGGTTACCTTGGATTTGCAATCTATTTCGGCTATCTCGTTCCCGGCATTGGGGCCTCGCATACCGCACAAGTCTGGACCGCAATTGCCGTAGGAGTTCTAACTATCGCGCTTCTCTACCGCCGCATCACCACGGTCGCAAAGATCGGATCCGTCTTTGCCGTTATAGCAATCGGAACGCTGCTTCTCGTTATGTCCGCGGCATTTTGGCATTCGTATATACCGCATGCTTTCACGCTGTCTGGGCATACCGGCCTCGGCGCCGGGTTCCTAGCCGGCCTCGGCGGCGCCTTATATATTACGCTCTACGATTACACCGGCTACAGCGATGCCGCGCTGCTTGGCGATGAAGTCCGTAATCCGCATCGCACGATTCCGCTCGCAATCGTGTTTTCGATCGTCATCGTGGCCATACTGTACGTCGCGCTGCAAATAGGCGTCCTAGCGCACGGAGTCCCCGCCGGCAATCCGCAGTTCATCGCTTCGTCCATTGTTGCGGAATCGTGGGGCCCAACCGCTGCACGCATCGTGACCGGGCTTATTCTCGTGACGGCTTTTGCATCGGTCTACGGTAATCTTGTAGGCTTTGCCCGCATACCGTACGCCGCAGCCAAGGATGGCGAATTCTTTCGCCCCTTCGCGCATCTGGATTCGCGAGGACATTTCCCCGACGTCGCACTGCTCGTCATCGGCGCCGCCGCGCTCGTCGCATGCATATTCGAGTTGGGCAACGTGATCGCCATTCTCACTGCGGGCATCGTGTTGATTCAAGGCGTGATGCAGATCGTGGGCCTCTTCGTATTGCGCTCGCGGGGCGAACGCGCGCCGTTTCGCATGTGGCTCTATCCGCTACCGGCGCTGGTCGCTCTGTGCGGCTGGCTCTACGCCTTCTACTACACCGGCACGCTTGCCATCGTACTTGGCGTGGGCTGGCTGGTCATCGGAATACTCGCTTATCTCGTGACGGCGCGGGTGCAGCGGCGCTGGCCCTTCGCAATACTAGCCTGCCTGGCAATTCTTGCGCTGACGCCGGCGCACGCGAATGCGGGCGCCTGGCCCGGCAGCGCGATCGTTCAACGCAACGGCTATCCAATCTACACCGTTGGCGGCAAACCGTTTTTTGTGTACGGCGCGGCCTTCTTCTACGAACGCATTCCACGCCCGTTGTGGGAAGCTTCGCTTGCGCAGTATCGCGCGATGGGTATCAACACGATCGATCTCTACGTTATGTGGAACTGGCATGAGCTGCGCGACGGCGACTTCGATTTTAACGGGCGGACGAATCCACGGCGCGATCTGGCCGGCCTGTTGCGGCTCATCGACCGCGACGGGTTCAAGGTCATCTTGCGGCCGGGACCGGTCATTCGCAACGAGTGGCGCAACGGTGGCTATCCCGATTGGCTGTTGCGGCGGCCCGAATACAATATGCCGCTGCGCGACATACTCGAAGGACGTTACCCCGCGACCGCGACGCTGCAGAACCAACACTCTGACGATGCGGCAGCTGAATGGATGAACAACTCCGTCCACATGCGTTATGCGACGCGCTGGCTGCAAACCGTTTTGCATGCTGTCGAACCTTGGCAGCGGGATGTCATCGCAATCGCGCTGGACGACGATCAAGGGGCCTACCTCGATAATCAGACGTGGCCCGCTCCGCACTTTCAGCGCTACATAAAGTATCTTGCCTCCGTTACGCGCGGGGTTGCCGGCTCGCACGTGCCGCTCTTCATCAACACGTACGACATGAAAGTGACGCCCTCCGCGCCCGTATGGGCGTGGGGCAACTGGTATCAGAGCGATGCATACAGCATCGGCGAACACGACCGTGCGCAGCTGGAGTTCTCAACCGGACTGATCGCGACGCAGCCGCATCTGCCGGTCATGGTCAGCGAGTTTCAGGCCGGCTGGCTGCAAGATGCCGATCAGGCGTGGCCGCGCCCCGCGGACCCCGCCAATACAACACTTGCACTGAACACGCTTCTGCAATCCGGCGCGCACGGTGTCGTGAATTTCCCGGTGCAAGATACACTGAACCCGCCCGGCTGGGAAGCGCCGTGGGCCAACGCCTTTTATTCCTGGGACGCCGCGCTGTCGGTGCAGCTCACGCATCAAGGCCGGTGGCTTCCGACGCAACGGTTCGGCGAACTCATTCACAAGTACGGCCCGCTGCTGGCGCAGATGCATGTGAAGGCCGACGCGGCGATCGCATATCTTACGAGCGCTTACGACGCTTCCGCGCTAACGAACGACGACGTCTTCGCCATCGCCAAAGCAACGATGGATGCGCAGCACGATTGCCGCGCGGCGCGCATCACCTGCGCGCTGGTGGACCTGCGATTTGCCCCGCTTAGCGATCTGCAACGCTATCCGGTGCTCATCGTTCCACCCGGCCCGCGGAGCCTCGCCTTCACGCACGGTGTTCAGCTGAAACTCGAAGCGTACCGCGCCCATGGAGGCCACACCGCGGCAGATGTGGCGGCCGCCAACATTTCACATCCCGCCGCGGGCGGAATTCCGAACGCGGTGTTGCTCGTCGAGCCCGCCGAACGCTTTGGATTCCTTAACGTCGTCAACTACGAGAATCTGCCGGCGCGTATCCAGCAGCGCTTCGTACATGCGGACCGCATGCGCGCCGCTATTCGCGCCATCTCGGTCGCGCCTCGCGACGCGGCACTTATTCCGGTAAATCTCCCAGCCGGCGCATACCCGCCGAATCGTCCGATAACACGGCTGAAACAGACGCCGCTACCGCGCGGTGTTCACCTGCCGCTTCGGCCCGGCAGCTGGCTCTACTCCGTCATTCCGGCCGGTTTCTCGGACACAGGCGTTACGTTGCAGTATTACGGCGGCGATTCATACCTCGATGAATACCTCTCCTTCGATATGGAGAATGCGTTCTTGAGACTCGTCGTGTCACCGTGCGCGGGAGCGCGCGCATTTATTCTCCAGGATAAGCGCACGGGGGACAATCTTTTCACGACGATCGGAGCATTTCGCGATACGTGGTCGCAAGTGTCGCCGCCCTCGAATCGTGACTACATCGCCCGATACACGCATCCCATTGCAACCGGCACCTTCAATCGCTGCTACTCGTTCAAGCCGAATGCCGGCATGCCGACATCGATCGACTTCGACTATTCAGCCCCGGACGCGCCGCCGAACGGAGCTGCTTTCAAGAAGACGGTTCAACTCTATCCTCGCGTGCCGTTCTTCACGGTGAAGACGTTCGCACGGTTCGCCGCGACGACCTCACAGCGGGCGCAACAGCTCTCGTCGATCGCGATCGCACCGGAAACGCAGATCCTCACCGCGGCAAATGGCTACGGTTTCTATGAGGCCAAGAAACAGCGGCTGTTTGAAGTCGCCTGGCCCTCGATCGACGTAGAAAAACACCAACTGGACCGCCATCCTCAGGATGCGTTGTTGACGTTGACATTCGCGCCGGGTGAAACGCGCGAGGTGCGTTTCGGCGTTGAACCGGCACATGGCGTTGCGCAAGCGCAGGCAGCCCTGGCGGCGTTCGCGAAACTGCCGCCTCTGCCAACTCGCTGA
- a CDS encoding cystathionine beta-synthase, whose translation MATTATDRRTGMRYYNDALQAIGNTPLIRLNKVTDGAACLVLAKVEYMNPGGSVKDRPALAMLEAGEKAGYLKPGGTIVEPTSGNTGSGLAMAAAIRGYRCILVMPDKMAKEKVDLLRAYGAEVVVTPSSVPNESPESYYGVANRLAAEIPGAFQPNQFHNHHNPEAHYHTTGPEIWEATGGQITHLVAGIGTGGTISGTAQYLKEQNPKIHVIGADPEGSIYSGDTPKSYAVEGIGLNYLPETVDLKVIDEVVRVSDRESFLMARRITREEGLLVGGSSGTAAVAAIKLAKTLPPTAVLVVIFPDSGRGYMSKIFNDEWMIANGFLAEGKRRAIVGDVLRSKRPLPPMITVKDTDVVKDALDLLRQYEISQIPVMHDGEQIGSINDVAVMQAVFDRSDIIHKPVSEVMGSPFPVLDQSEAIELAYKLLTLANHAVVVTDDGEPIGVLTRQDIISYLSTASEPLKS comes from the coding sequence TTGGCGACCACAGCCACGGACCGGCGCACGGGCATGCGTTATTACAACGACGCCCTGCAAGCAATTGGCAACACGCCGCTCATTCGGCTGAACAAAGTAACCGACGGCGCGGCGTGCCTCGTGCTCGCAAAAGTCGAGTACATGAATCCCGGCGGCAGCGTCAAGGATCGGCCTGCTCTTGCCATGCTCGAGGCCGGCGAAAAAGCGGGCTACCTGAAGCCCGGCGGCACGATCGTCGAACCGACCAGCGGCAACACCGGGTCCGGACTTGCGATGGCGGCGGCGATTCGCGGCTACCGCTGCATCCTCGTGATGCCGGACAAGATGGCAAAAGAAAAAGTGGACCTGTTGCGCGCGTACGGCGCCGAGGTCGTTGTCACGCCGAGCAGCGTGCCGAACGAGTCGCCTGAATCATATTACGGCGTCGCCAACCGGCTCGCGGCGGAGATCCCGGGAGCCTTTCAGCCCAACCAATTCCATAACCATCACAATCCCGAGGCGCACTATCACACGACGGGTCCGGAGATCTGGGAAGCGACCGGCGGACAGATCACGCATCTGGTAGCGGGTATCGGAACCGGCGGCACGATCTCCGGCACCGCACAATATTTGAAAGAACAGAATCCGAAGATTCACGTCATCGGTGCGGACCCCGAAGGCTCGATCTACTCGGGCGATACACCGAAGTCATACGCCGTAGAGGGCATCGGCCTGAACTACTTGCCCGAAACCGTGGACTTAAAAGTGATCGACGAGGTCGTACGCGTCTCGGACCGCGAGTCGTTCCTGATGGCGCGCCGCATTACGCGCGAGGAAGGCTTGCTGGTCGGCGGCTCTTCCGGCACCGCCGCGGTCGCCGCGATCAAGCTCGCCAAAACGTTACCGCCAACCGCGGTACTCGTCGTCATTTTTCCCGACTCGGGCCGCGGCTACATGTCCAAGATCTTCAACGACGAATGGATGATTGCCAACGGATTTTTGGCGGAAGGCAAACGCCGCGCCATCGTCGGCGACGTTCTGCGCAGCAAACGGCCGCTGCCACCCATGATTACGGTGAAAGACACCGACGTCGTCAAAGACGCGCTCGACCTTCTTCGCCAGTATGAGATCTCGCAGATTCCCGTGATGCACGATGGCGAGCAGATCGGCAGCATCAACGACGTTGCAGTTATGCAGGCGGTCTTCGACCGCTCCGACATCATTCACAAGCCCGTGAGCGAGGTTATGGGCAGCCCGTTCCCCGTGCTCGATCAGAGCGAGGCTATCGAGCTCGCGTACAAACTTCTTACGCTGGCCAATCACGCTGTTGTCGTCACCGACGACGGCGAGCCGATCGGCGTACTGACGCGCCAGGATATCATCAGCTATCTCTCGACCGCCTCCGAACCACTGAAAAGTTAG
- a CDS encoding DUF5995 family protein: MASRLDVPPPFRSVDDVVGGLAALDRQFQAARDLRGLFVMAYVATTDTITRWIDQGAFLDNAAMTRYVVAFGNAYRRALESRVAGEHWRVPAAWRQSFDACDARTPGVYRCLMLGINAHINRDLPHAVIEAGVNVNCAGCYQDYVRIDDVLRLNMPLVRRRIADAYGAELPVSQRWLGHFAGSRIHRRFKHARRNSWEFATLLARADTKTARRRVYNLIEERAENAGRKILLSATGVGHIASTAGTAAYNHYVRYFGDRRRHARGPVFFDR, from the coding sequence GTGGCCTCTCGGTTAGATGTGCCGCCGCCTTTTCGATCGGTCGACGACGTCGTCGGCGGGCTTGCCGCGCTCGACCGGCAGTTTCAAGCCGCACGCGACCTACGCGGCCTGTTCGTAATGGCGTACGTGGCCACCACGGACACGATCACGCGTTGGATCGATCAAGGCGCTTTTCTGGACAATGCGGCTATGACCCGATACGTCGTTGCGTTTGGGAACGCGTACCGCCGTGCACTCGAAAGCAGGGTCGCCGGCGAGCACTGGCGCGTTCCGGCGGCCTGGCGGCAATCTTTTGATGCGTGCGACGCACGAACTCCGGGCGTGTACCGGTGCTTGATGCTCGGAATCAACGCTCATATCAATCGTGACCTGCCGCACGCGGTAATAGAAGCGGGCGTCAATGTCAATTGCGCCGGTTGTTATCAGGACTACGTGCGAATCGATGATGTGCTGCGGCTCAATATGCCGCTCGTCCGGCGGCGCATCGCCGATGCGTACGGTGCGGAGCTTCCGGTTAGTCAGCGGTGGCTAGGCCATTTCGCCGGCAGCAGGATACACCGCAGGTTTAAACATGCCCGCCGCAATTCGTGGGAGTTTGCGACGCTGCTCGCGCGGGCCGATACGAAAACTGCGCGCCGCCGCGTGTACAATTTGATCGAGGAGCGTGCCGAAAATGCGGGGCGGAAAATCCTGTTGAGCGCGACCGGCGTAGGCCACATCGCGTCGACTGCGGGGACCGCAGCGTACAATCACTACGTGCGGTACTTCGGCGATCGTAGGAGGCACGCTCGCGGTCCCGTTTTTTTTGACCGTTAA
- a CDS encoding cystathionine gamma-synthase, with the protein MKFSTKAIHAGQGADPTTGATIVPIYQTSTYTQDAVGVHKGFDYSRTANPTRRALETQLASLENAEFGCAFSSGVAATAAVVGQLSSGDHVIVSDDLYGGTYRLFTNVYGRYGLEFTYIDMTDLDALRKALRPTTKMVWIETPTNPMLHLVDIRAAVAAAPGLIVAVDNTFATPYFQQPLELGATVVVHSTTKYIGGHSDVVGGAAVTNDKALYDALKFQQNSAGGVPGPQDAFLVMRGAKTLAVRMREHAKNAQTVAEFLASHPAIDRVYYPGLPSHPQHELAKRQMSGFGGMVSFTLKGDDARALAFPNKLKYFSLAESLGGVESLICHPARMTHGSIPKEERERRGLTDRLLRLSVGIEDSEDLIDDLRSALS; encoded by the coding sequence ATGAAATTCAGCACCAAAGCCATACACGCCGGGCAAGGCGCGGACCCGACGACGGGCGCGACTATCGTTCCAATCTATCAGACGTCAACCTACACGCAAGACGCAGTCGGCGTGCACAAAGGCTTCGACTACAGCCGCACCGCCAACCCAACGCGGCGCGCACTTGAGACGCAACTCGCCTCCCTCGAAAACGCTGAGTTCGGCTGCGCATTCTCCAGCGGTGTTGCCGCGACGGCGGCCGTCGTCGGACAACTGTCATCGGGCGACCATGTGATCGTTTCGGACGATCTGTACGGCGGCACGTACAGACTCTTTACCAACGTATACGGCCGCTATGGGCTGGAATTCACGTACATTGACATGACGGACCTGGACGCGTTGCGCAAGGCGCTTCGCCCGACAACCAAGATGGTGTGGATCGAAACACCCACAAATCCGATGCTGCATCTTGTGGATATACGCGCGGCGGTCGCGGCGGCGCCCGGACTCATCGTGGCCGTCGACAATACATTTGCGACACCGTATTTTCAGCAGCCGCTCGAACTCGGCGCGACCGTCGTGGTCCACTCGACGACGAAGTATATCGGCGGCCATAGCGACGTCGTCGGCGGAGCCGCGGTCACCAACGACAAGGCTCTCTACGATGCGCTAAAGTTTCAACAGAACTCGGCGGGCGGCGTGCCGGGCCCGCAGGACGCCTTTCTCGTGATGCGCGGCGCAAAAACCTTGGCAGTGCGCATGCGCGAACATGCCAAGAACGCGCAGACGGTTGCGGAATTTCTCGCCTCGCATCCAGCGATCGATCGCGTCTACTACCCTGGACTTCCGAGCCATCCGCAGCACGAACTCGCCAAGCGCCAGATGAGCGGCTTCGGCGGCATGGTCTCGTTTACGTTAAAGGGTGACGACGCGCGCGCGCTCGCCTTCCCGAATAAATTGAAGTACTTCAGCCTGGCGGAGAGTCTAGGCGGCGTCGAGTCGCTGATCTGTCATCCGGCGCGCATGACGCACGGATCCATTCCGAAGGAAGAGCGCGAACGGCGCGGTTTGACCGACCGCTTGTTGCGGCTTTCCGTTGGAATCGAGGATAGCGAAGACTTGATCGACGATCTGCGCAGCGCGCTGAGTTAG
- a CDS encoding gluconeogenesis factor YvcK family protein, which yields MMQRRLQKLPPALRWAYPGLGVKRWLAVVIVGILLLVNGVDRYLVAEGAGVNANEWVDSFVSDYFSPSNLAWIFVIVGIALIFFGIRQWLIAILRASTAGGKENIIDTLMDMRLQQGYKVVAIGGGTGLSTLLRGLKRKTSNLTAVVTVSDDGGSSGRLQKELGVLPPGDVRNCLVALADDEAMVTDLFKYRFSEGEGLSGHSFGNLFLAAMSGITGNFDKAIKESSRVLNIKGRVLPSTLGIVRLCARLEDGTVVEGESTISTSGRRIKQVFFDPPFAAPLAEVIAAIAEADAIVLGPGSLFTSIVPNLLVDRIAREIAASGAVKIYVCNVMTQPGETDGMTASDHVQALLDNAGAKICDYVIVNDEPPSKLREAYAKEGQIPVTADLDRIRELGVTPVRAQMISETVNVRHDPEKLGEQVLGVIDRAIAHRASYVKPSQVKAS from the coding sequence ATGATGCAGCGGCGCTTGCAAAAACTGCCGCCCGCGTTGCGTTGGGCCTATCCGGGTCTGGGCGTAAAACGCTGGCTCGCCGTCGTCATCGTCGGCATTCTTCTGCTCGTGAACGGCGTCGATCGCTATTTGGTCGCCGAAGGTGCCGGCGTCAACGCAAACGAGTGGGTCGACAGCTTCGTTTCTGACTATTTCTCGCCGTCGAATCTTGCCTGGATATTCGTCATCGTCGGCATCGCGTTGATCTTCTTCGGCATCCGTCAGTGGCTGATCGCGATCTTGCGCGCCAGCACCGCAGGCGGAAAAGAAAACATCATCGATACGCTGATGGACATGCGCTTGCAGCAAGGCTACAAAGTTGTCGCAATCGGGGGCGGCACCGGACTCTCGACGCTGTTGCGCGGATTAAAACGGAAGACCAGCAATTTGACGGCCGTCGTTACCGTGAGCGACGACGGCGGCAGCTCCGGACGGCTGCAGAAAGAACTCGGCGTCTTGCCGCCCGGTGACGTTCGCAACTGTCTGGTCGCCCTCGCCGACGACGAAGCGATGGTCACCGATCTCTTCAAGTACCGCTTTAGCGAGGGAGAAGGGCTGAGCGGACACTCATTCGGCAATCTGTTTTTGGCCGCGATGAGCGGCATCACCGGGAACTTCGACAAGGCGATCAAAGAGTCGAGCCGCGTCCTCAACATCAAAGGGCGCGTGCTGCCCTCAACCCTTGGCATCGTGCGTTTGTGCGCGCGCCTGGAGGACGGCACCGTCGTCGAAGGCGAGTCCACGATTTCGACCTCGGGCCGGCGCATCAAGCAAGTCTTTTTCGATCCGCCCTTCGCGGCGCCGCTGGCCGAAGTGATTGCCGCCATCGCCGAAGCGGACGCGATCGTCCTTGGCCCGGGAAGTTTGTTCACGTCGATCGTTCCCAATCTGCTGGTCGACCGCATTGCGCGCGAAATCGCCGCTTCAGGCGCCGTGAAAATCTACGTTTGCAACGTCATGACGCAGCCCGGCGAAACCGACGGCATGACCGCCAGCGATCACGTGCAGGCGCTGCTGGACAATGCCGGCGCGAAGATCTGCGACTACGTGATCGTCAACGACGAGCCGCCGTCGAAGCTGCGCGAAGCCTACGCCAAAGAAGGCCAGATACCGGTCACGGCCGATCTCGATCGCATCCGCGAATTAGGAGTGACGCCGGTGCGCGCTCAGATGATCAGCGAGACGGTGAACGTTCGTCACGATCCGGAGAAACTCGGTGAGCAAGTTCTGGGCGTGATCGACCGCGCGATCGCTCACCGCGCGTCGTACGTTAAACCCTCGCAGGTCAAGGCTTCGTAA